TCCCTGAACCAGTATTATCGGGATTCTAAAGGATAAAGTTTCCGGGCTAAAAGGGTCAACTTGGGGCGCCGGGAGGTGCAAACAGCGCGGAATGAACCCTGGGAGTAGAGGTAATCGAGATTGAGTGCCCGGACGGCTATCCCGGTTAAACAAAAGGCAGGGAGGTGACGGGGATGAAGCTAAATAACAGAAGGTCTAACTTTGAAATAATAGCTGATATGTTGAGGGTGGGGGAAAACGGCGCCGGCAAGACAGAGATTATGTATAGTACGAACATGAGCTACAGCCAGATACAGAAGTATCTCGGGTTCCTGATGAGCCACGGCTTTATTAGCAAAGTGGAAGTGGGCAATCCGGTAGTAACCTATCAGGTAACTGATAACGGCCTGAAACTGCTCAGAAGTATAGAAAGTGTTACTGAAATGCTTGGCTGGGATGAAAACTGAGGGTGGTTTTGCACTGGATAGACAGGTTTATGTTTAAGAGGTAACCTGGAGAGATAGTTCTCCCGGTCGCCCTTTTTTTGATAGTAGCGAAATAATATTAGAAGAGGTGGCTTATGTCTGAGAAAAGGATGCTGATAATTGACGTTGACGTGGCCAGAAGAATCGAGGAAAACCGTGGTGACATGAGCTCCTCGGAGTTTATTGATTTTCTGGTCAACAAGTGTCTGAATGAAGACGCCATCAAGCAGGACTATATCACCAAGGAAGAGTTCAACGAGTTCCAGCAAGGGACCCGAGAACTCTTGCGCAATTTCCTGGACTTCTTCATCAGCTATGGACTGGAACTGGGTAAACAACCGCAAGACCAGGCTTTTGAAGAGCTCAGCCAGAAATTGCAGGCCTTCAGTGCCGCCAGTCAAGCCAAACACCGCTAATCAGGATACTGCTGATTCGATTCACCAGCCCTTCCTCAGGTAAACCTCACCTCTGATAGAACTATTTTCTAGAATACAATCCCTTCCCATTGCCGGGGCAACCTGCCATAGTTGAAACAGAGAGATACTATGATTTACATAGCTATCGGTTGCCTTGGTTTCCTGCTACTGCACATCTTCGACATAGTTTCCTGGAAAAAGCTGGCCGGACTAAAGCCATTCATCTGGTTTTCGGGCAGCGGCCTCCTGGTCTACGCGATGGTGATGGCGTGGCTCCGGTCAGACGAGATGGCGCTCCCCTTGTGGACTGTCAGGATCGGCTGGGCATTGCTGGCGGTATCTTGCCTGCTGCTGATATATTCCCTGTTTATCAACCTTCCCTTCCGCAAGACCTACATCGCCGCCGGCGTCAGCGACCGGTTGGTAACCACAGGGCTGTATGCCATGGTCAGGCATCCGGGAGTGCACTGGTTCACCCTTGCTATGTTCTCACTCGTCCTGGTTTCAAGGTCCCGTCTTTTGCTGATAGCGGCGCCGATCTTCATTCTGATGGATATCGCCCTGACCATTTGGCAGGACAAATTCCTGTTCGGCAGAATGTTTGAAGAATACGACAAATACCGGCGGGAAACACCGATGCTGATACCGAACCGGCGGAGCCTGAACGCTTTCGTCAATTCGTTGAAACAGCAGTTTAGAG
This portion of the Dehalococcoidales bacterium genome encodes:
- a CDS encoding winged helix-turn-helix domain-containing protein, yielding MKLNNRRSNFEIIADMLRVGENGAGKTEIMYSTNMSYSQIQKYLGFLMSHGFISKVEVGNPVVTYQVTDNGLKLLRSIESVTEMLGWDEN
- a CDS encoding methyltransferase; translation: MIYIAIGCLGFLLLHIFDIVSWKKLAGLKPFIWFSGSGLLVYAMVMAWLRSDEMALPLWTVRIGWALLAVSCLLLIYSLFINLPFRKTYIAAGVSDRLVTTGLYAMVRHPGVHWFTLAMFSLVLVSRSRLLLIAAPIFILMDIALTIWQDKFLFGRMFEEYDKYRRETPMLIPNRRSLNAFVNSLKQQFRA